A stretch of Oncorhynchus mykiss isolate Arlee chromosome 14, USDA_OmykA_1.1, whole genome shotgun sequence DNA encodes these proteins:
- the LOC110488853 gene encoding adhesion G protein-coupled receptor E2 isoform X2 encodes MEGTLLKDYGHGAPQEGITVCVSLGLMTTGGTQQCLDIDECVGIPDICGKWGTCRNQGCSYLCTCPNGFRNSGNGQTPCADIDECNTDGVCGNVGICQNLISSYWCQCPAGFTNFGKNQAKCVELICDQYETQPGQTLPGFDRLLSLLRNNCLGLSNSMLPGPTRLLPTGDVLLTLLVNTTDVVQLGLQSNGHRSSSEVTKLLRTIEISIRLIAPLLTENVTRIETNHTEVEIMVRRDKTPPKGPISLTNENTQLDTTWETVVGDDQNYPGFAYVVLLSYRNLDSLKDHTSHQSQQLMSSAATVSVSNSNTTYLPQQVNLTFHHLQSSDVDPTCVYWSDENEPGVWSGRGCTLVMSNSNQTVCSCNHLSTFAVLNELQQGSGQLSLVMWVGVVVALTCVFLSLITTLWCRFVSRKRRGGRRLQQDVQLHRK; translated from the exons ATGGAAGGAA CGCTTCTCAAGGACTATGGTCATGGAGCGCCACAGGAAG gtattactgtgtgtgtttctctgggtTTAATGACTACTGGTGGCACTCAACAATGCTTGG ACATAGACGAGTGTGTTGGGATCCCAGATATTTGTGGGAAATGGGGAACCTGTCGTAATCAGGGTTGTAGCTACCTGTGCACGTGTCCCAATGGATTTAGGAACTCTGGCAACGGACAAACTCCGTGTGCAG aCATTGACGAGTGTAATACAGACGGAGTATGTGGAAATGTGGGCATCTGTCAAAACCTGATTAGCAGTTACTGGTGCCAGTGTCCTGCTGGATTTACTAACTTTGGCAAAAACCAAGCTAAGTGTGTAG AGCTTATTTGTGACCAGTATGAAACACAGCCTGGACAG actCTACCAGGCTTTGATCGTTTATTGTCTCTGTTGAGAAACAACTGTTTGGGGTTGAGCAACTCTATGTTGCCTGGACCGACAAGACTGCTGCCAACTGGAGATGTGCTTTTGACA TTACTGGTTAATACCACTGATGTTGTTCAACTCGGCCTCCAGTCCAATGGTCACCGTAGTAGCAGTGAAGTGACTAAGTTACTGAGGACGATTGAAATCTCTATCAGACTGATCGCTCCACTGCTGACAGAGAACGTGACCAGGATAGAGACCaaccacacag AGGTTGAGATTATGGTGAGGAGAGACAAGACTCCACCTAAAGGACCAATCAGCCTGACCAATGAGAACACTCAACTTGACACCACCTGGGAGACGGTGGTTGGAGATGACCAGAATTACCCAG GGTTTGCGTATGTCGTTCTGCTCAGCTATAGGAATCTGGATAGTCTGAAGGACCACACTTCTCATCAGAGCCAGCAGCTCATGTCCAGTGCTGCGACGGTGTCCGTTAGCAACTCCAACACAACATACCTGCCCCAACAGGTTAATCTCACCTTCCATCACCTGCAG TCCAGTGATGTTGACCCCACCTGTGTTTATTGGTCGGATGAGAATGAACCGGGGGTGTGGTCTGGGAGGGGTTGCACCTTAGTGATGTCAAACTCCAACCAGACTGTGTGCTCCTGCAACCATCTCAGCACATTCGCTGTGCTGAACGAATTGCAACAG GGAAGCGGGCAGCTGTCGTTGGTGATGTGGGTGGGTGTTGTTGTGGCACTGACCTGTGTGTTCCTGTCCCTGATCACCACCCTGTGGTGTCGCTTTGTCAGCCGCAAACGCCGTGGAGGACGCCGGCTGCAACAGGATGTACAGCTACATAGAAAATAA
- the LOC110488853 gene encoding adhesion G protein-coupled receptor L4 isoform X3 has product MGAIIFLLILALLKDYGHGAPQEGITVCVSLGLMTTGGTQQCLDIDECVGIPDICGKWGTCRNQGCSYLCTCPNGFRNSGNGQTPCADIDECNTDGVCGNVGICQNLISSYWCQCPAGFTNFGKNQAKCVELICDQYETQPGQTLPGFDRLLSLLRNNCLGLSNSMLPGPTRLLPTGDVLLTLLVNTTDVVQLGLQSNGHRSSSEVTKLLRTIEISIRLIAPLLTENVTRIETNHTEVEIMVRRDKTPPKGPISLTNENTQLDTTWETVVGDDQNYPGFAYVVLLSYRNLDSLKDHTSHQSQQLMSSAATVSVSNSNTTYLPQQVNLTFHHLQGSGQLSLVMWVGVVVALTCVFLSLITTLWCRFVSRKRRGGRRLQQDVQLHRK; this is encoded by the exons ATGGGAGCAATTATATTTCTCCTGATTCTGG CGCTTCTCAAGGACTATGGTCATGGAGCGCCACAGGAAG gtattactgtgtgtgtttctctgggtTTAATGACTACTGGTGGCACTCAACAATGCTTGG ACATAGACGAGTGTGTTGGGATCCCAGATATTTGTGGGAAATGGGGAACCTGTCGTAATCAGGGTTGTAGCTACCTGTGCACGTGTCCCAATGGATTTAGGAACTCTGGCAACGGACAAACTCCGTGTGCAG aCATTGACGAGTGTAATACAGACGGAGTATGTGGAAATGTGGGCATCTGTCAAAACCTGATTAGCAGTTACTGGTGCCAGTGTCCTGCTGGATTTACTAACTTTGGCAAAAACCAAGCTAAGTGTGTAG AGCTTATTTGTGACCAGTATGAAACACAGCCTGGACAG actCTACCAGGCTTTGATCGTTTATTGTCTCTGTTGAGAAACAACTGTTTGGGGTTGAGCAACTCTATGTTGCCTGGACCGACAAGACTGCTGCCAACTGGAGATGTGCTTTTGACA TTACTGGTTAATACCACTGATGTTGTTCAACTCGGCCTCCAGTCCAATGGTCACCGTAGTAGCAGTGAAGTGACTAAGTTACTGAGGACGATTGAAATCTCTATCAGACTGATCGCTCCACTGCTGACAGAGAACGTGACCAGGATAGAGACCaaccacacag AGGTTGAGATTATGGTGAGGAGAGACAAGACTCCACCTAAAGGACCAATCAGCCTGACCAATGAGAACACTCAACTTGACACCACCTGGGAGACGGTGGTTGGAGATGACCAGAATTACCCAG GGTTTGCGTATGTCGTTCTGCTCAGCTATAGGAATCTGGATAGTCTGAAGGACCACACTTCTCATCAGAGCCAGCAGCTCATGTCCAGTGCTGCGACGGTGTCCGTTAGCAACTCCAACACAACATACCTGCCCCAACAGGTTAATCTCACCTTCCATCACCTGCAG GGAAGCGGGCAGCTGTCGTTGGTGATGTGGGTGGGTGTTGTTGTGGCACTGACCTGTGTGTTCCTGTCCCTGATCACCACCCTGTGGTGTCGCTTTGTCAGCCGCAAACGCCGTGGAGGACGCCGGCTGCAACAGGATGTACAGCTACATAGAAAATAA
- the LOC110488857 gene encoding insulin-like growth factor-binding protein 7 isoform X1: MAIQNHHYKLNINMLVLFAVAVSLSLASASADRVPRTCGTCEPSLCDPLPKEGCKSGTIFDSCGCCSVCAYGAGEPCGGRGATAKRCASGLECIKSEKDRKTKIGVCACKTNYEVCGSDGVTYKTGCDLKVASLKAVNEEKPEIKILNKGKCSTAPVIVTAPGEVYNVTGSQVYLSCEAIGIPTPVITWKKVPEGPTVTSGKQRMELLPGDRDNLAIQTRGGPEKHEVTGWVLISPLTKEEAGSYECHAVNAKGEASAVGTIHVVESIDDIPVKKVTKDDEL, translated from the exons ATGGCAATACAGAATCACCACTATAAACTCAACATCAACATGTTGGTGCTTTTCGCCGTGGCGGTATCGTTGTCACTTGCGTCCGCATCTGCGGACCGTGTGCCGCGCACCTGTGGCACGTGTGAACCCAGCCTGTGCGATCCTCTACCAAAGGAGGGCTGCAAGTCTGGCACAATTTTTGACTCCTGCGGTTGTTGTTCAGTTTGCGCGTATGGAGCCGGGGAACCATGTGGGGGGCGCGGAGCCACAGCCAAGCGTTGCGCCTCTGGACTGGAGTGCATAAAGAGcgaaaaggacagaaagacaaaaATCGGCGTTTGCGCCTGCAAAACCAACTACGAAGTGTGTGGCTCCGATGGGGTGACTTATAAAACTGGTTGCGACTTGAAAGTTGCCAGCCTGAAAGCGGTGAACGAGGAGAAGCCTGAAATCAAGATCTTGAATAAAGGAAAATGCTCAACAG cACCTGTCATTGTGACAGCCCCTGGTGAGGTCTACAATGTCACAGGCTCCCAGGTCTACCTGAGCTGCGAGGCCATTGGAATCCCCACCCCTGTGATCACCTGGAAGAAGGTACCAGAAGGTCCAACG GTCACCAGCGGAAAACAGAGAATGGAGCTGCTTCCAGGAGACAGAGACAACCTAGCCATTCAGACCCGTGGAGGACCTGAGAAACATGAGGTCACCGGCTGGGTCCTG ATCTCGCCGCTCACCAAGGAAGAGGCGGGTTCGTACGAGTGTCACGCTGTCAACGCCAAGGGAGAGGCCTCAGCGGTGGGCACCATTCACGTGGTGGAGTCCATCGATGACATCCCTGTCAAGAAGG TGACCAAGGATGATGAGCTGTAA
- the LOC110488857 gene encoding insulin-like growth factor-binding protein 7 isoform X2 translates to MAIQNHHYKLNINMLVLFAVAVSLSLASASADRVPRTCGTCEPSLCDPLPKEGCKSGTIFDSCGCCSVCAYGAGEPCGGRGATAKRCASGLECIKSEKDRKTKIGVCACKTNYEVCGSDGVTYKTGCDLKVASLKAVNEEKPEIKILNKGKCSTAPVIVTAPGEVYNVTGSQVYLSCEAIGIPTPVITWKKVTSGKQRMELLPGDRDNLAIQTRGGPEKHEVTGWVLISPLTKEEAGSYECHAVNAKGEASAVGTIHVVESIDDIPVKKVTKDDEL, encoded by the exons ATGGCAATACAGAATCACCACTATAAACTCAACATCAACATGTTGGTGCTTTTCGCCGTGGCGGTATCGTTGTCACTTGCGTCCGCATCTGCGGACCGTGTGCCGCGCACCTGTGGCACGTGTGAACCCAGCCTGTGCGATCCTCTACCAAAGGAGGGCTGCAAGTCTGGCACAATTTTTGACTCCTGCGGTTGTTGTTCAGTTTGCGCGTATGGAGCCGGGGAACCATGTGGGGGGCGCGGAGCCACAGCCAAGCGTTGCGCCTCTGGACTGGAGTGCATAAAGAGcgaaaaggacagaaagacaaaaATCGGCGTTTGCGCCTGCAAAACCAACTACGAAGTGTGTGGCTCCGATGGGGTGACTTATAAAACTGGTTGCGACTTGAAAGTTGCCAGCCTGAAAGCGGTGAACGAGGAGAAGCCTGAAATCAAGATCTTGAATAAAGGAAAATGCTCAACAG cACCTGTCATTGTGACAGCCCCTGGTGAGGTCTACAATGTCACAGGCTCCCAGGTCTACCTGAGCTGCGAGGCCATTGGAATCCCCACCCCTGTGATCACCTGGAAGAAG GTCACCAGCGGAAAACAGAGAATGGAGCTGCTTCCAGGAGACAGAGACAACCTAGCCATTCAGACCCGTGGAGGACCTGAGAAACATGAGGTCACCGGCTGGGTCCTG ATCTCGCCGCTCACCAAGGAAGAGGCGGGTTCGTACGAGTGTCACGCTGTCAACGCCAAGGGAGAGGCCTCAGCGGTGGGCACCATTCACGTGGTGGAGTCCATCGATGACATCCCTGTCAAGAAGG TGACCAAGGATGATGAGCTGTAA
- the LOC110488853 gene encoding adhesion G protein-coupled receptor E2 isoform X1, whose product MGAIIFLLILALLKDYGHGAPQEGITVCVSLGLMTTGGTQQCLDIDECVGIPDICGKWGTCRNQGCSYLCTCPNGFRNSGNGQTPCADIDECNTDGVCGNVGICQNLISSYWCQCPAGFTNFGKNQAKCVELICDQYETQPGQTLPGFDRLLSLLRNNCLGLSNSMLPGPTRLLPTGDVLLTLLVNTTDVVQLGLQSNGHRSSSEVTKLLRTIEISIRLIAPLLTENVTRIETNHTEVEIMVRRDKTPPKGPISLTNENTQLDTTWETVVGDDQNYPGFAYVVLLSYRNLDSLKDHTSHQSQQLMSSAATVSVSNSNTTYLPQQVNLTFHHLQSSDVDPTCVYWSDENEPGVWSGRGCTLVMSNSNQTVCSCNHLSTFAVLNELQQGSGQLSLVMWVGVVVALTCVFLSLITTLWCRFVSRKRRGGRRLQQDVQLHRK is encoded by the exons ATGGGAGCAATTATATTTCTCCTGATTCTGG CGCTTCTCAAGGACTATGGTCATGGAGCGCCACAGGAAG gtattactgtgtgtgtttctctgggtTTAATGACTACTGGTGGCACTCAACAATGCTTGG ACATAGACGAGTGTGTTGGGATCCCAGATATTTGTGGGAAATGGGGAACCTGTCGTAATCAGGGTTGTAGCTACCTGTGCACGTGTCCCAATGGATTTAGGAACTCTGGCAACGGACAAACTCCGTGTGCAG aCATTGACGAGTGTAATACAGACGGAGTATGTGGAAATGTGGGCATCTGTCAAAACCTGATTAGCAGTTACTGGTGCCAGTGTCCTGCTGGATTTACTAACTTTGGCAAAAACCAAGCTAAGTGTGTAG AGCTTATTTGTGACCAGTATGAAACACAGCCTGGACAG actCTACCAGGCTTTGATCGTTTATTGTCTCTGTTGAGAAACAACTGTTTGGGGTTGAGCAACTCTATGTTGCCTGGACCGACAAGACTGCTGCCAACTGGAGATGTGCTTTTGACA TTACTGGTTAATACCACTGATGTTGTTCAACTCGGCCTCCAGTCCAATGGTCACCGTAGTAGCAGTGAAGTGACTAAGTTACTGAGGACGATTGAAATCTCTATCAGACTGATCGCTCCACTGCTGACAGAGAACGTGACCAGGATAGAGACCaaccacacag AGGTTGAGATTATGGTGAGGAGAGACAAGACTCCACCTAAAGGACCAATCAGCCTGACCAATGAGAACACTCAACTTGACACCACCTGGGAGACGGTGGTTGGAGATGACCAGAATTACCCAG GGTTTGCGTATGTCGTTCTGCTCAGCTATAGGAATCTGGATAGTCTGAAGGACCACACTTCTCATCAGAGCCAGCAGCTCATGTCCAGTGCTGCGACGGTGTCCGTTAGCAACTCCAACACAACATACCTGCCCCAACAGGTTAATCTCACCTTCCATCACCTGCAG TCCAGTGATGTTGACCCCACCTGTGTTTATTGGTCGGATGAGAATGAACCGGGGGTGTGGTCTGGGAGGGGTTGCACCTTAGTGATGTCAAACTCCAACCAGACTGTGTGCTCCTGCAACCATCTCAGCACATTCGCTGTGCTGAACGAATTGCAACAG GGAAGCGGGCAGCTGTCGTTGGTGATGTGGGTGGGTGTTGTTGTGGCACTGACCTGTGTGTTCCTGTCCCTGATCACCACCCTGTGGTGTCGCTTTGTCAGCCGCAAACGCCGTGGAGGACGCCGGCTGCAACAGGATGTACAGCTACATAGAAAATAA